Genomic window (Arachis hypogaea cultivar Tifrunner chromosome 13, arahy.Tifrunner.gnm2.J5K5, whole genome shotgun sequence):
GCGATAAATTGGGCATGGTTATTTTAAGCCAATGAATGTTAACAATTTAAGTAGATCCTCTCAATTAAAATCTACACTTGATATAACCAAATGGATTTCCAATTAGTAGATCGGTTGTCATAATTATGGCTTGTCAAAGTAATTTGGTTCAATTTACAGTATTCCAGTTCGGCTGAACGAGAATATTTGACTATTTTGTTACCATCAAAGAGAAGAGGGTCCGCGATGAACCTAAAATTTTGAATATCTTTTGTCTTGGTCCAATATGGTACCTACAACATTTTTTGGTGGTCACTGTTGTGTTGTAAGTTCGAGTCTGAAATTGAGAGCAAAATAAAGTCTTATTGGAATAAAAAGTATAACCACTATTAGTTTTTGGTGcattatcaaatatttaaatcttgataGCACGACATTTTCATCTCGACACATGATGATATCAATTTGAAGCCAATGAATTGTCACCTACGTGCCGTGCCTAAACAGCTCAAAAGGAAGTCCTCTATCAAATGATGGAGCAGTGCCAGACATAGAATTAATATACCATGTTCCATAGGCTCAAAAATGCTATTTTGAAAAAGTGCTGGAGGAAGCCATCTCCCTTCAAATGAATGAAATTATAATAAAAGATAACACGTGGGGAAAGAATACAGCATCACAATACAATACTAGATTTTGCAACAAAATCTAAAACTGAACCAAATATTGATGCATATCAACAATGTTGTTCACTGCCAGCATTAGCATGTCTTCTGTTTTTCATAAAGCGGGTTGGACACAAATAATATTTCTGTAACTGCATATTGGCATCCATAATACTGACTACAAATTCCGCAAGATAAAGGAGAAAAAATAACTATCCTGAATGTTCACAAAACCTAACTTTGAGATCTGTATTCTTCAAATCGTGACATGACAAAGCTTTTAGTCTGCACGACTGCCACTGCTACTGGCAGAAGATCTCTTCCCAGTGTACTTCTGtaaaaatatcaaacaaaaatgGAACATATTATTATCTCTCAGGAAAACTGATTACTGATACCAAATAGAGCAATTATGCTTCAGCTGAACTTACTGTTAGTAAACAATAATCACAAAAAGGTATACTATGAAAGGCAATATGAGCATCAAATTACCTGTTTTCCAATGTTAAATGGAATATATTTGTACTTTATCATGTGCGCAATTTGACGCCTCATTGTAAGGACAAAGAGAACAATCCAGTAACAGAGCAATATAGGCCAGAAGACAGGAACATCAAATACGGAAAAGAAAGTCATCACAAATGCTATGCAAAAAGCCTTAGTGAAAGAATACCTGCAGTCATATTCAAATAACAAATCATCAATCTCATCCATCAAAACAGATTCAATCAAACTATTCCGATACATAAACAGTACAGTTTAGCTAGTCAATTGTGCAAATTACATTATTTGTTGAACAAATATAGCACAACACTTCAATGAAACCAGGATCTTTCAGGAAAACTAAGCTAAAAAAGATCAACTCATTCCACCAAAATCAATATAGTGATTATCAAATATGATGCCATTCCAGTGATGCCTCTTATTCTCCGTTTAAAAACTGGTTTCCATAAAAGCAGTTTCCATAGTGGTTTTGAGACCAGATATCCATAGTACATTAATAAGAACAGCCCACTATAAACTTCAGTGGGTTGGATTCTTAAATCTTAAAAACTAAAAGTTTGTGTATTGCATTGAAATTAACATGAAAATGACCAGAAAATTAACACAAATAGCTAACCAGTCCAAAAGTTATAGATAAATAAAACTTGAGAAATGACAAATTGGCAATTTGAACTAATTACAAGTAtgaaatttactaatttagagagaaaaattaTAATATCGGGACAATAAATTAACACAATAATCTTTATTAGACTTGATAAACCAACATAATGGAACTATACGATCCATAAGAATATTATAGCACATGTATGTCCAGAAGTTTTCAATATCCTGATACATCatcaacataaaaaattatacatgAATAAAcatttcttttctcctttttgatAAACAtggataattaaaataggatgcAAATAAATGCCAGCGGTCATAACTCAACTTAATTATTGAATGGTTAGCAGGCAGTTGCATCTACACGCACATGCGAGATGATCATATGGAAATGCAAATATACAAAAATGACAAAAAGTTACCAAAAACAAGGTGGAGCTCACAATAAGACAAGTGCCCAATAAGAGATATAGAATCAGCAAAAACAAAAATGTACTCCCAAATTCAATTAAGGTTTAGCAATGATGACAACAAAGTTATGTGCAAATTAACATACTATCAATGAAACAGCAGTAAAACCCCTAAAGTTTACCAAAACTTAAACTCGGGAAGCCGTCGAATGAACGGTTTGAACTCGTCGGAACCCTTAGTGGGAAGCAAAGGTCCATCAGCATTAGGCTCCAGCTCAGGATCAACCAAAGGGGACAAGAACCCAATCAAGAGGTTCAGCAAGTAAATTCCAAGCCCATAAGACACAATGTAAAATCCCTGGATATAAAAAACCCTCAAGACATAAATCGACACGATTGCCAAAGTCCCAATCCACCTATAGGTGGCGTGAGGCGTAGATTTATCCAGGTAATACTGGAACATCTTTGAGAATTCCTGCCACCATTGGTTCACGGGTGCAGCAGCAGCAGAGGCACTGCTGCCTACAGTTCCTTCCATCCAATTCACAAACCTAAACACACAGAAAGAAAAACCAATTGAATCCATTCATTCACACATTGCGCATCAAAACAGAtatcaaaaaacaaaataattcacaataaattcgaaAATAAGCAGCGAAATAACGGATTTTAGATCATCTAATGTTCAATCTAATACAAGAATGAGGAATTAATCGAGATCTAGGGTTATGGCGAGGGAACGGGAAACCCTAAGATTGTTGAAAAAATGGAATTGAAGAGAGATATTACTGTGGAAAACAAGAAATGAATTGAAGAGAAGAATAGGAGCTGACCTTAGAGGACGAGGGTTTTGGGAGGCTTCGGTGGGAACGAAGATGATTTCAATTGAGAGAAACCGAAGAGTTAGCAGATCTGCAAGGAACGGAAGATGCGAATTTGGCgtttattctctatttttttttttttccttcttttttattctttctttcttttttacttttccgTGTCGTTTTATGTGTTTTACTTCGTTCGTTCGTTCGTTGGGCACTTGGGCGTGAGATTGAGTTGCGCGTTGAGACTTGAACGGCAGATCTCTCCTCTGTCGTTTGACTGTGATGGGGAATGGACTATAGACTAGTGTGTTTACTAACTTACTATTTCAGTATTTCCTTTCCAAGGGGGTATGGCACGTGATGTGAGATGTAATTCTGCTGTAATCTTGGGGACAATTCTGTCATATCAAATTATGGCAaagtcttttttctttttattagagagagagagagagaggactaTACTAATGCTAATTTAGTTGTGTGGTAGTCAAATTGATACGGTATATAGACGTTGAATTTATGTtaggttttttttaaataaataaaataagagaaagtaTACCGAAACTATAAAGCACGGACATTCCGTTGAGTTGTCGTGTCCATATGTCGAATATATTTCGGATACGATACTCATCAACACTCGTTCGATACGcatgtctgctgtgtccaactgtgtcttaataaaaaataaaaaattcttctccgaaCACACTTGGACATacttaaataccatcacgtgccAGCGTATTCagccttattcttaacatatattcttcatat
Coding sequences:
- the LOC112736896 gene encoding protein RER1A, which encodes MEGTVGSSASAAAAPVNQWWQEFSKMFQYYLDKSTPHATYRWIGTLAIVSIYVLRVFYIQGFYIVSYGLGIYLLNLLIGFLSPLVDPELEPNADGPLLPTKGSDEFKPFIRRLPEFKFWYSFTKAFCIAFVMTFFSVFDVPVFWPILLCYWIVLFVLTMRRQIAHMIKYKYIPFNIGKQKYTGKRSSASSSGSRAD